The following proteins are co-located in the Palaemon carinicauda isolate YSFRI2023 chromosome 3, ASM3689809v2, whole genome shotgun sequence genome:
- the LOC137632997 gene encoding basic salivary proline-rich protein 3-like, protein MASLAGPRPPPRPARVGLPPSRQPGRSSPPLLPARAGLPPSRQPGRSFPHSCQPGRASPPPASPGGPPPTLASPGGLPPSRQPGRSSPNSCQPGRSSPPLLLARAGLPPSRQPGRSSPHSCQPGRASLPPASPGGPPPTLASPGGPPPLPPARAVLPPLLPARAGLPPPASPGGPPPTLASPGGPPPLPPARAVLPPLLPARVGLPPSRQPGRSSPHSCQPGRASPPPVSPGGPPPLPPARAVLPPTLASPGGPPPLPPARAGLPPPVSPGGPSPLPPVRAGPPTSRQPGGPHPSRQPGRSSPHSCQPGRASPPPASLGGPPPTLASPGGPPPPVSPGGPPPLPPARAVLPPLLPARVGLPPSRQPGRASPLPSARVALPPSRQSGRASHFPPARWASPLPPVRVGLPPSHQPGRSSPHSCQPGWASPPPVSPGGPPPSRQPGWPFPPSHQSGRASHFPPARWAPPSRQSGWASPPPASPGGPPPTLASPDGPPPRLPTQEPVSHRR, encoded by the coding sequence atggccaGCCTGGCTGGGCCTCGCCCCCCACCACGGCccgcccgggtgggcctccccccctcccgccagcctgggcggtcCTCCCCCCCACTcttgccagcccgggcgggcctccccccctcccgccagccagggcgGTCCTTCCCCCACTCttgccagcctgggcgggcctccccccctcccgctagcccgggcggtCCTCCCCCCACTcttgccagcccgggcgggctccccccctcccgccagcccgggcggtcctCCCCCAACTCTTGCCAGCCTGGGCGGTCCTCCCCCCCACTCTtgctagcccgggcgggcctccccccctcccgccagcccggacgGTCCTCCCCCCACTcttgccagcccgggcgggcctccctccctcccgccagcccgggcggtcctCCCCCCACTcttgccagcccgggcgggcctccccccctcccgccagcccgggcggtcctCCCCCCACTcttgccagcccgggcgggcctcccccctcccgccagcccgggcggtcctCCCCCCACTcttgccagcccgggcgggcctccccccctcccgccagcccgggcggtcctCCCCCCACTCttgccagcccgggtgggcctccccccctcccgccagcccgggcggtcctCCCCCCACTcttgccagcccgggcgggcctccccccctcccgtcagcccgggtggccctccccccctcccgccagcccgggcggtacTCCCCCCCACTCttgccagcccgggtgggcctccccccctcccgccagcccgggcgggcctcccccctcccgtcagcccgggtggcccttcccccctcccgccagtccGGGCAGGGCCTCCCACTTCCCGCCAGCCCGGTGGGCCtcacccctcccgccagcccgggcggtcctCCCCCCACTcttgccagcccgggcgggcttccccccctcctgccagcctggGCGGTCCTCCCCCCACTcttgccagcccgggcgggcctccccctcccgtcagcccgggtggccctcctcccctcccgccagcccgggcggtcctTCCCCCACTCttgccagcccgggtgggcctccccccctcccgccagcccgggcgggcctcccccctcccgtcagcccgggtggccctccccccctcccgccagtccGGCAGGGCCTCCCACTTCCCGCCAGCccggtgggcctcccccctcccgccagtccgggtgggcctccccccctcccaccagcccgggcggtccTCCCCCCACTCttgccagcccgggtgggcctccccccctcccgtcagcccgggcgggcctcccccctcccgtcagcccgggtggcccttccccccctcccaccagtcCGGCAGGGCCTCCCACTTCCCGCCAGCCCGGTGggcccccccctcccgccagtccgggtgggcctccccccctcccgccagcccgggcggtcctCCCCCCACTCTTGCCAGCCCGGACGGGCCTCCCCCTCgcttgccaacgcaagagcccgtgtctcacagaaggtaa